Proteins encoded in a region of the Cydia pomonella isolate Wapato2018A chromosome 3, ilCydPomo1, whole genome shotgun sequence genome:
- the LOC133515720 gene encoding uncharacterized protein LOC133515720: MFCKLILGLVLLGAASYAEEFENDIPEKCKTMSVTPVSCPFPSSDGLHPHPDACDLFYYCPPGHVAPICRQCPAGLHFHPDTHVCDHADRSGCRK, from the exons ATGTTCTGCAAACTTATTCTGGGCTTGGTTCTGCTGGGAGCTGCAAGCTACGCTGAGGAATTCGAGAA CGATATACCCGAGAAATGCAAGACCATGTCCGTCACCCCCGTAAGCTGTCCGTTCCCGTCCAGTGACGGCTTGCACCCGCACCCGGACGCCTGCGACCTGTTCTACTACTGCCCGCCGGGCCACGTGGCGCCCATCTGCCGGCAGTGTCCGGCCGGGCTGCACTTCCACCCGGACACGCATGTCTGCGACCACGCGGACCGATCCGGGTGCCGTAAATAG
- the LOC133515721 gene encoding uncharacterized protein LOC133515721, whose translation MHDTILRLADVWKTCNKIRAAAFRVGLNLWDWYRPLDPEGNSLISESKFVSVLAGPLRSVVGLSDAEISQLADYFRAQDGRVLYHQLCQLIHGEDAGGRDKISADCLLEACPPPPEPECHRLDQWQMRRLCCLLATIAARELPLKPYFQDYELVAKNDGRITFAHFARILNYIGVLLSTEDFNLLVRRFIKDSYTLDYVEFLKAVEAVKKEGIRGLGVEYNNPVALIDTTLPKLSRPEIDAGRSTAPLGATECFHPVLKQPRPTRQLIELMLRVQEFVLQRKIRVSEFFRDFDPLNSGRIAPAEFRRAMDAMGLGAVLSPQEAVCVLRHYVDPNDNNRICWRTFEDDCDQVFAIKELEKHPDVHAGAVAEAVAALPAIGSASERGGLGEHELDAAQAALLRVRAAVKERSIDLRPSFGEHDEHNNGHVSRGQLRRVLARLGVLPTPEQVRALELRYLDDCGFSYVKLLDELEERPVESAVISGPPAAPRGQKSRKVNPLETDIVQILAKIKGKMVREGIRPLDFLQQYDKHNELVIPRADFYRGLASAGLALTPLEMDTLIEVFCAPARRRYVEYRRFADTVGECLTQGSLERAPLLEPIPHIPTIDTPLNHLNFEERNTVSLALAKLAKFPDQLSNILEVFKDMDKERCGTIPRVSADRALCARGLLSLVSARERDLVYKAFGYQRGCGDEVNYRALCSALDTLFATASGPPC comes from the exons ATGCATGACACG ATATTGCGCCTTGCTGATGTATGGAAGACATGCAACAAGATTCGCGCCGCCGCTTTCCGCGTGGGCCTCAACTTATGGGACTGGTACCGTCCGCTGGACCCTGAGGGCAACTCGCTCATCTCGG AATCGAAGTTCGTGTCTGTGCTAGCCGGGCCGTTGCGCTCCGTGGTCGGACTGTCGGATGCCGAGATATCTCAACTCGCCGACTATTTCCGCGCGCAAGATGGACGCGTCCTTTACCACCAGCTGTGCCAGCTTATACATGGCGAAG ATGCTGGCGGACGCGATAAGATATCAGCAGACTGTCTGCTGGAAGCCTGCCCTCCGCCGCCGGAGCCAGAATGTCACCGTCTCGACCAGTGGCAGATGAGGCGTCTCTGCTGTTTGCTGGCCACTATCGCGGCGCGAGAACTGCCTTTGAAACCTTACTTCCAGGATTATGAGCTG GTGGCAAAAAATGACGGCCGCATCACGTTCGCTCATTTCGCCCGCATCCTCAACTACATCGGCGTGCTTTTATCCACTGAGGACTTCAACCTGTTGGTGCGGCGGTTCATCAAGGACTCGTACACGCTGGACTACGTTGAGTTCCTTAAGGCTGTTGAGGCGGTTAAGAAGGAGGGCATTAGAGGGCTTGGAGTG GAGTACAACAACCCCGTAGCGCTGATCGACACGACGCTCCCCAAGCTGTCCCGTCCCGAGATCGACGCCGGACGCTCCACGGCGCCCCTCGGCGCTACCGAATGCTTCCATCCGGTGCTCAAGCAGCCGCGGCCGACGCGACAGCTCATCGAGCTCATGCTGCGAGTCCAGGAGTTTGTGTTACAGCGGAAGATACGGGTTTCGGAGTTCTTTAGG GATTTCGACCCACTGAACAGTGGTCGAATCGCGCCGGCAGAGTTCCGTCGCGCGATGGACGCAATGGGGCTGGGCGCGGTCCTGTCGCCGCAGGAGGCTGTCTGCGTGCTTCGGCACTACGTGGACCCGAACGACAACAATCGAATCTGCTGGCGAACGTTTGAGGATGACTGTGATCAAG TATTCGCCATAAAGGAACTAGAGAAGCACCCGGACGTCCACGCTGGCGCGGTAGCGGAGGCGGTGGCGGCGCTGCCAGCGATCGGCTCAGCGAGTGAGCGAGGCGGACTCGGAGAACATGAACTGGACGCGGCGCAGGCGGCTTTGCTGCGCGTGCGAGCCGCGGTCAAAGAAAGGAGTATAGATTTGAGGCCATCGTTTGGAGAGCATGACGA ACACAACAACGGCCACGTGTCCCGCGGCCAGCTCCGCCGCGTACTCGCTCGTCTCGGCGTGCTCCCCACGCCCGAGCAAGTCCGAGCCCTAGAGCTCCGCTACCTGGACGACTGCGGCTTCAGCTACGTGAAGCTCCTGGATGAGTTGGAAGAGAGACCGGTGGAGAGCGCGGTTATCTCTGGACCGCCGGCCGCGCCGCGAGGACAGAAGAGTAGGAAGGTCAACCCGCTGGAGACGGATATAGTGCAGATACTGGCGAAGATTAAGGGGAAG ATGGTCCGCGAAGGCATCAGGCCTTTAGACTTCTTGCAACAGTACGACAAGCATAACGAGCTGGTGATCCCGCGCGCCGACTTCTATCGCGGCCTTGCGTCCGCGGGGCTAGCCCTGACTCCCTTAGAGATGGATACGCTTATTGAAGT ATTCTGCGCGCCCGCGCGTCGTCGCTACGTGGAGTACCGCCGCTTCGCAGACACCGTGGGCGAATGCCTCACGCAAGGCAGCCTCGAACGAGCCCCACTCCTTGAACCCATACCTCACATCCCTACTATCGACACGCCGCTCAACCACCTCAACTTTGAAGAGAGGAACACAGTGTCCCTCGCTCTCGCCAAGCTGGCTAAGTTCCCTGACCAGCTGTCCAACATTCTCGAAGTGTTTAAG GATATGGATAAGGAGCGTTGCGGGACGATCCCGCGCGTGTCCGCGGACCGGGCGCTCTGCGCACGCGGTCTGCTCTCACTAGTGTCCGCTCGAGAACGGGACCTGGTCTACAAGGCGTTCGGCTACCAGCGTGGCTGCGGCGATGAG GTGAACTACCGAGCGCTGTGCAGTGCCCTAGACACCTTGTTTGCCACGGCGAGCGGCCCGCCTTGCTGA